A genomic region of [Eubacterium] eligens ATCC 27750 contains the following coding sequences:
- a CDS encoding uracil-xanthine permease family protein, which yields MEQKKIEPIRDARKLGKAKMLILGIQHMFAMFGATILVPILVSGYFQAACGEELTRGLSVSVTLFCAGFGTLIFHLCTKFKVPAFLGSSFAFLGGFYTVANLDSGMYAGMSANDKAAYACGGIFVAGMLYFVLALIIKLVGVNRVMKFLPPVVTGPIIICIGLSLAGSAITNASTNWLLAFVALAVIIIFNIWGKGLFKIIPILMGVVISYVFALILNACGVHNPDGSAILNFSSIASASWVGIPKFQFMKFDVTAILVMAPIAIATMMEHIGDMSAISATVEENYLADPGLHRTLIGDGVATAFAGAIGGPANTTYGENTGVLELSKVYDPRVIRIAAVFAIILSFIPKFSSVISTMPTAIIGGISFMLYGMISAIGVRNVVENKVDLTKSRNLIIAGVIFVCGLGFGGGLTFTIGGTSITLTALAIAAIAGILLNAILPGNDYEFGKNPAGDSSRGVYVMNTDSEKEESEDNK from the coding sequence ATGGAACAAAAGAAAATCGAACCTATTCGTGATGCCAGAAAGCTTGGTAAAGCGAAGATGCTGATTCTTGGTATTCAGCATATGTTTGCCATGTTTGGCGCAACTATTCTTGTACCTATTCTCGTATCAGGATATTTTCAGGCTGCCTGCGGTGAGGAGCTTACCAGAGGTCTGTCTGTATCAGTAACACTTTTCTGTGCAGGCTTTGGTACATTGATATTCCACCTGTGTACTAAATTCAAAGTACCTGCATTCTTAGGATCTTCCTTTGCATTTCTTGGTGGATTCTACACAGTAGCTAATCTTGACAGCGGTATGTATGCTGGAATGTCAGCTAATGATAAAGCTGCTTATGCATGTGGTGGTATATTTGTTGCCGGAATGCTTTACTTTGTACTTGCACTTATAATTAAGCTTGTTGGAGTCAACAGAGTTATGAAATTCCTTCCACCTGTAGTTACAGGACCTATCATTATATGTATTGGCCTTTCACTTGCAGGTTCAGCTATTACAAATGCTTCAACTAACTGGTTACTTGCATTTGTTGCACTTGCTGTAATTATTATATTCAATATATGGGGCAAGGGGCTTTTCAAGATTATTCCTATTCTTATGGGCGTAGTAATTTCATATGTATTTGCACTTATTCTTAATGCATGCGGCGTACATAATCCTGATGGTTCAGCAATACTTAATTTCTCATCAATTGCATCTGCTTCATGGGTTGGAATTCCAAAGTTCCAGTTTATGAAATTTGATGTAACAGCAATCCTTGTAATGGCACCTATTGCTATTGCAACAATGATGGAACATATCGGAGATATGTCAGCTATTTCGGCTACAGTTGAAGAAAACTATTTAGCAGATCCAGGTCTTCACAGAACACTTATTGGTGATGGTGTTGCAACAGCATTTGCAGGTGCAATTGGAGGTCCGGCTAATACTACATATGGTGAGAACACAGGAGTTCTTGAACTTTCTAAGGTATATGACCCAAGAGTAATCAGAATCGCAGCAGTATTTGCAATTATACTTTCATTCATACCTAAGTTTTCATCAGTTATATCAACTATGCCAACAGCAATTATCGGTGGTATATCATTCATGCTTTATGGTATGATTTCAGCTATCGGTGTAAGAAATGTTGTTGAGAACAAGGTTGACCTTACTAAGTCAAGAAACCTTATTATTGCAGGTGTTATATTTGTATGTGGTTTAGGCTTCGGTGGTGGACTTACATTTACAATCGGTGGAACATCTATAACACTTACAGCACTTGCAATCGCTGCTATAGCAGGTATTCTTCTTAATGCTATATTACCTGGTAATGATTATGAATTCGGTAAGAATCCAGCAGGTGACAGCAGCCGTGGAGTTTATGTTATGAACACAGACTCTGAAAAAGAAGAATCAGAAGATAATAAGTAA
- the ppdK gene encoding pyruvate, phosphate dikinase, with the protein MGKKWVYLFTEGNADMRELLGGKGANLAEMTNIGLPVPQGFTITTEACTQYYEDGREINNEIMGQINEHIEKMEQITGKKFGDMENPLLVSVRSGARASMPGMMDTILNLGLNEDVVNVIAQKSGNPRWAWDCYRRFIQMYSDVVMEVGKKYFEELIDKMKDERGVKLDVELTADDLKELATQFKAEYKSKIGKDFPDDPKEQLYGAIKAVFRSWDNPRANVYRRDNDIPYSWGTAVNVQSMAFGNMGDDCGTGVAFTRDPATGAKGLFGEFLTNAQGEDVVAGVRTPMHIQEMSEKFPEAFEQFKDVCATLEEHYRDMQDMEFTVEHGKLFMLQTRNGKRTAQAALKIACDFVDEGMRTEKEAVAMIDPRNLDTLLHPQFDAAALKAATPAGRGLGASPGAACGKIVFSAEDAEEWNARGEKVVLVRLETSPEDITGMKASQGILTVRGGMTSHAAVVARGMGTCCVSGCGDIAMDEANKKFTLAGKEYHEGDYISIDGTTGNIYDGQIPTVDAKIAGEFGRVMEWADKYRKLKVRTNADTPKDAKKARELGAEGIGLCRTEHMFFEEDRIAAFREMICSDTVEEREAALDKILPYQQGDFEALYEALEGNPVTIRFLDPPLHEFVPTEEEDIKKLAESQGKSVETIKNIIASLHEFNPMMGHRGCRLAVTYPEIAKMQTRAVIRAAINVKKVHPDWNVKPEIMIPLICEVKELKYVKKTVVETADEEIKAAGIDLEYEVGTMIEIPRAALTADEIAKEADFFCFGTNDLTQMTFGFSRDDAGKFLNAYYESKIFENDPFAKLDQNGVGKLMEMTIKLGRPVNPNLHIGICGEHGGDPSSVAFCHKIGLDYVSCSPFRVPIARLAAAQAAIAEEK; encoded by the coding sequence ATGGGAAAGAAATGGGTGTATTTGTTTACAGAGGGTAACGCAGATATGCGTGAGCTTCTCGGAGGTAAAGGTGCTAACTTGGCAGAGATGACTAATATCGGTCTACCTGTACCACAGGGATTCACAATTACAACAGAAGCTTGTACCCAGTATTACGAGGATGGTAGAGAGATCAATAATGAGATCATGGGACAGATTAACGAACATATTGAGAAGATGGAACAGATTACAGGCAAGAAGTTTGGAGATATGGAGAATCCACTTTTAGTTTCTGTTCGTTCTGGAGCGAGAGCTTCTATGCCGGGTATGATGGATACTATTCTTAATCTTGGACTTAATGAGGATGTTGTTAATGTAATTGCACAGAAATCCGGAAATCCAAGATGGGCATGGGATTGTTATAGAAGATTTATCCAGATGTATTCAGATGTAGTTATGGAAGTTGGTAAGAAATATTTCGAAGAGCTTATTGACAAGATGAAGGATGAGAGAGGGGTTAAGCTTGATGTAGAGCTTACAGCGGATGATCTTAAGGAGCTTGCAACACAGTTTAAGGCTGAATATAAGTCTAAGATTGGCAAGGATTTCCCAGATGATCCTAAGGAACAGTTATACGGAGCTATAAAAGCTGTATTCCGTTCATGGGACAACCCAAGAGCTAATGTATACAGAAGAGATAATGATATTCCTTATTCTTGGGGAACAGCAGTTAATGTACAGTCTATGGCATTTGGTAATATGGGGGATGACTGTGGAACTGGTGTTGCATTTACAAGAGATCCTGCAACTGGTGCTAAAGGACTTTTTGGAGAGTTCCTTACTAACGCACAGGGTGAAGATGTTGTTGCCGGAGTAAGAACTCCAATGCATATTCAGGAAATGAGTGAGAAGTTCCCGGAAGCATTTGAGCAGTTTAAGGATGTGTGTGCAACTCTGGAAGAACATTACAGAGATATGCAGGATATGGAATTTACAGTAGAGCATGGCAAGCTGTTCATGTTACAGACACGTAATGGTAAGAGAACAGCACAGGCAGCATTAAAGATTGCATGCGATTTTGTAGATGAGGGGATGAGAACAGAGAAGGAAGCAGTTGCAATGATTGATCCTCGTAATCTTGATACACTTCTTCATCCTCAGTTTGATGCAGCTGCACTTAAGGCTGCAACTCCAGCAGGAAGAGGTCTTGGAGCATCTCCTGGCGCTGCATGTGGTAAGATTGTTTTCTCAGCAGAAGACGCAGAAGAGTGGAATGCAAGAGGAGAGAAGGTTGTTCTTGTAAGACTTGAGACATCGCCAGAAGATATTACAGGTATGAAGGCTTCACAGGGTATTCTTACTGTAAGAGGAGGTATGACAAGCCATGCAGCGGTTGTTGCAAGAGGTATGGGAACCTGCTGTGTATCTGGCTGTGGTGATATTGCAATGGATGAAGCTAATAAGAAGTTCACACTTGCAGGCAAGGAATACCATGAAGGAGATTATATATCTATTGATGGTACAACAGGCAACATATATGATGGACAGATTCCTACGGTTGATGCCAAGATTGCAGGAGAGTTTGGAAGAGTTATGGAGTGGGCTGATAAGTACAGAAAGTTAAAGGTTCGTACTAATGCAGATACTCCTAAGGATGCCAAGAAGGCAAGAGAACTTGGAGCAGAAGGTATCGGACTTTGCCGTACTGAGCATATGTTCTTTGAAGAGGACAGAATTGCAGCATTCAGAGAGATGATATGTTCTGATACTGTAGAAGAAAGAGAAGCAGCACTGGATAAGATTCTGCCATATCAGCAGGGAGATTTCGAAGCACTTTATGAGGCACTTGAAGGTAATCCTGTAACTATCAGATTCCTAGATCCACCTCTTCATGAATTTGTTCCTACAGAGGAAGAAGATATTAAGAAGTTAGCTGAATCACAGGGCAAGTCAGTAGAGACTATTAAGAATATTATTGCAAGTCTTCATGAGTTTAATCCAATGATGGGACACAGAGGATGCCGTCTTGCAGTAACATATCCAGAGATTGCCAAGATGCAGACAAGAGCTGTTATAAGAGCTGCAATCAATGTTAAGAAGGTACATCCTGACTGGAATGTTAAGCCGGAGATTATGATTCCGCTTATCTGTGAGGTTAAGGAATTAAAGTATGTAAAGAAGACTGTTGTTGAGACAGCAGATGAAGAGATTAAGGCAGCAGGAATCGACCTTGAATACGAGGTTGGTACTATGATTGAGATTCCAAGAGCTGCACTTACTGCTGATGAGATTGCTAAGGAAGCTGATTTCTTCTGCTTTGGTACTAACGATCTTACACAGATGACATTCGGATTCTCAAGAGATGACGCTGGTAAGTTCCTTAATGCATACTATGAATCTAAGATATTTGAGAATGACCCATTTGCAAAGCTTGACCAGAATGGTGTAGGCAAGCTTATGGAGATGACAATAAAGCTTGGAAGACCGGTTAATCCGAATCTTCACATAGGTATCTGTGGAGAGCATGGAGGAGATCCTTCATCAGTTGCATTCTGCCACAAGATTGGGCTTGATTATGTGAGCTGCTCACCATTCAGAGTACCTATTGCAAGACTTGCAGCAGCACAGGCTGCTATTGCAGAAGAGAAATAA